GTTTGTTTGCTGCAAGTAAGCCATTTCCAGTCTCGGAAGTAAAGTGCTTTTTATTGGTTTGGTGCATTGCTGGAGACAGTTAGCCAAGGTTTATTGCCCCCAACAAAGTACTATGTGAAAACAACTGCTTGTGAGACCCAGAGTGGTGTATTTATATTAAACACCGCACGATGCCATGCAGACACAGTAACTTGTTCAGCGATAGCTTAGGTTTGACACTGCATTGCATAGTGCCATATAGCCTCAGAATTACAGTGCAGAGTCTTAGGTATTTCAGGTACTGATACTAAAATGGTTTTGTTGATATTATAAAATACTATAATACTTTACCCATAGAATTGATTAATTTGTTTCTGCAGATTGATCCGACAGCAGATGCGAGTTTCTTGGGCTGGATTATAGCTTCATATAGCATTGGCCAAATGGTTGCCTCTCCCCTGTTCGGCTTGTGGTCCAATTACAGGCCAAGGAGAGAACCTCTCGTTGTTTCAACGGCTATTTCAGTAGCTGCTAATTGTCTTTATGCTTATGTCCATGTACCTCATTCACACAACAAATACTACATGCTGACTGCACGTGCTCTTGTGGGATTTGGAGCAGGTAACCACAGcaaaatttacatttctgaaaatcattaAATTCTGTCTTGTGTAAGATAGTTAACATGATATTTTAGTACCAGATTTACCATTATGTGAATGATAACTTATTACTTAACAAAGCAAAGAGTCGGCCAATACTAGTTTATAATAAAATTGTGTAATTGTGCAATTGTGTATAAATACTAGAGGGAGTAgtgctgggttttattttcttgcaaaataacaaaaaaaaacacctaaaataaatgtaactggATAATTTAAGAATGTAACTTGGTATTCACATGAGCACTTTcttggttctgtttttttttaaggaaacgtGGCTGTAGTTCGATCGTATATTGCGGGTGCCACTTCTCTTACAGAAAGAACAAGTGCCATGGCCAATACCAGTGCCTGCCAAGCCGTTGGCTTCATATTAGGACCAGGTAAACCGTATCTTCTTTCCTCAATTCTCTAATACTTTTTAGGATGAAATTGGGCATTGGAAGTAGGAATCCTCAGCAGCTGTATGTTGGGGATTTTAAGGCATAGTTTGTCAGTGGTATCAAAATTGAATAAATGGGATCCACTCATATATACTTGTGTATGccaatataaatgaaatattctaGTCCAAAGAAATTCTAATTGTTTGTAGTTAAAATCTACTTGTTTTGGACTGCTGGCTGCAAGAAAAACAAGTTCCAAGATGCTCTCTTGTACCAGTGCCCACTGAATAGTCTATGACCAATTGCACTTTATTCATGGAGAAGGGAATTTAACATTACTGTACTTGGGCAAACATTTCCACCTTTCCGAAATGACTGAAAATTTCACCTTGCCTCACATGTTGTAGAAAATAACGTCCAACAGATCTTTCTGATCTTGTAGCGACGATCACAAAATCTTCATATTGGCAAAAATTTTAAGACATAGCACAGGTATTACAGAGAGCTAAGGGAACAAAGAGCTTCAGGGGTGTTTGTTAGATCAGACATAACTGTGGCTTCTGAGATACTATGTCTGCTTCATAGGAGAAATGCATTAGACTTGCCTTGTGGTATAAAGAGAGACCAGCGATTTTCTCCTAAACAGCCTCTACTGATTACTTATCTTCTGTATCTGGAGATTAAGATTATCCAATTAGTAGAGCTGAGTGCTCTATGTATAGTAAGATAATGAGGTGAACGTTTAGggcttaaatttttttctccagttggTTATTACTAGTGCTGTACATAGAGCATTAAAGGGTCTACAGCAACAAAAATTCTGCATTCTTTGTGTGATTTGCATAGATTATAAGTTTAGGTAATTCCCTTTCCTAATTTGATAGGGACTCTCAGTCTGTTTCCTAACAGTAGTAAGCAAATGACCTGATCTTACAATCTTTTGCTCTGCaccaatttaaattttattttaaaaaaaccccacaactggtTTTCTCTCTAGCTTGCCCTTAGCAGGAGGGCTAGTCCAGTCCCAGGACCAAGGTTTTCCATATAGGAGGAAGAGTAAAAAGAGTAAATCAGCTGTCTGCACATGGCCAAGAAAATTAACCACTGGTGCACTCAGAATTCAGTTCCAGTTCTTGAAGTGTCATGCTGTTATTTATACAGTGTATTTGTATGTAACCAAGTAGTTTTCTGGCTAGTTGAGATCGCACTGGTATCCATCAGTTTATTTAGAGTAGGATTCTCAAAACGTAAAAGGTTTGACAGGtataatatttaaattttacttaGTAATTAGAACAACTTTGCTTATCCAGTTTTATATGTTTATTCTGTATGTGTTATAATATTTTCTTAATGATTCTCAAGATTTTCTTAATACATTTATGTTCTTAAGTTTTTCAGACATGTTTTACACTTATTGGAGAAGAAGGAATAACATGGAAATTAGTTCATCTTCAGCTGAACATGTATACAGCACCAGTTTTATTTGGAGCTCTCTTAGGAGTTATTAATATTATTCTCATCTTTGCCATATTCAGGTAATCaagtgaaaaaagagaaatattgtaCCTTGTTTTAGTGGGTGGTTTGTAACAAATAATATGCTGCTGAGAAGGAGGAGTAATAAGCCTGAAATCTGGAGCGCTAAAACTAtaaactgttatttatttttctacttttctacCTGAAGAAGGTTTCTACCTTCTTTAATACATATCTTTTTCATTATGCTCATAAATTAATCATAGTGATGTTACGGCTAGAATGTAAACTGATGAAAATAGTTAGAGCTGTTAGATTATTAGCTTAGCCTTGATATCTTTTTAATGTTGATGATTTCTGctcatgtttttttctctaaagagAAATAAGGTTAGCTTGTCTGTAGGGTTCTCACCATCTGTGTCTTTCCTTTTAGAATCTCAAGGGGGGATCTTTATGCGTTATCCCATTGGTGGCAGTGTGGGGAGGGGTGAGATGCACACAGATATGTGAGATTCTCCCactagaatattttctttcttgaatatGGTGGTGTTCACTGCAGTCAAATGTAGACTACAGAAATGATGTTCAAAGGAGCTGGGAATAATTAGAATATAAGATTATGCCATTTAGACTTATTTTAATAGAAACTTGACTCAGTAGTAGATCAAATAAATATGTGTATTAATGAAAACAGTTCTAAATTTCTAGAGAGCATCGAGTGGATGACATGGGACGGCAATGCAAAAGTATCAATTTTGAAGGAGAAGGTACCTATGTTTTCTTGAAAACTTATTCTGTGATTATAATTTTGAAGTACTCTCTTATTACACACAAGCGTTTAGAAGTATTCTAAAGTCTGATGCATTGGGAACTCAAAGTGGAAAATAGGGTAAATCTCTTTCTAACTGGTCCAGAAATTACTTCACATCCACGTTGTGTCCAAATGTGTCCATAGTGCTGTCTGGtagcagagaagaagaaaaaaaaaattgtatggaTCCTTCCAGATTTTCACTCTGGAACTGTCTCTTCCAAGACACAGGGTTAAGTGAATATGGACATAAAAAGAATCTCCCTTAACTTCTACTCTGCAGTCATAACTTCTACTCTGCAGTCATACTTCTCTTTTAAGAGAAGTTTGAAGTTTAgattattcttttgttttgttgcagaaAGTGGTGTTCTGGATCAGGATGCAGAAGGAAACGTTGACCATGTTGCTGTGGTAGcaatcaattttcttttctttgtcatcTTGTTTGTGTTTGCTGTCTTTGAAACGTAAGTTTGTCTATTTTCTCTCAAAATACTTAGACATAACGTAGTTAGACTGGGTCCATATAAAGGCTTTTCTGTTGCACTCATTTTCTTAACCGTACTCTTCATAAATAGAAGTCCAAAACCATAAGCAATTAAATCATTGTATACTGATATAAAGTAATGAATTAAAGATCAGTAATAACTAAAAATATGTAGCATACAGTTTGTGGTATATGAAACATTAATGTAAAAGCTTTTGGATGGATGCAAACCCATATCCTCAACTTCTtaagtgttaaaaaaagaaaacaaaacagtaccTTAACTTGGGCTACCTAAAATCTTCAGAGAAAACTGTGTCTTTAGTTGAGTACCTTGTTCTATACTTTTGTGTAATTTCTTAGCATGGTTCTGATTAGCTCCAAAAGCTCCAGTGAAGCTCTTATTTCAGTAATGATTGAAACAATTGTTTGATATAGTTAATGCAATTGTATTCTTAAATACACTATTTTacatgactgtttttttttttacctaaagtGTATACTGAAGTATACTTCATTTTTtcaatttataaaatactttgaggatataaaatttattttgtaagttTTTTGAGCTCTAACGTAGCTAAAATTTCTTTTAACAATATGTGTCTGTCttaattgcattatttttagaaaattgagTTCCTAGAGTCTGGTTGGTTGctaaaactgaaacagtattaaatgattattatttttatactcacaggacctgattttttttttttttctctcttgctttgctttAACTCCCATCATTTTTTCATGAACTATCAGAAATAGATTAATAATGCTTCAGAGTATGGCTGGTGTAATGCAGTTGTGAATTTTGTCTAGTGGATTTAGTTTTAATAAATGATGCATGACAGCATTAGCTTATAACTAGCCTGTGTTTTCCGATAAGCCCGTCACGAGGAAAGGCTTCTATACCACTGTGTTTGATGTTTGGGACAACATATGTATGGAAATGACTGTATAGAAGAAGCTTTTTcttaattaatgtaattttgttCTGTCAATTTAGTATAGCTACTCCATTGACGATGGATATGTATTCCTGGACCAGGAAAGAAGCCGTTTTTTATAATGGAATAATCCTTAGTGTGGTTGGCATTGAATCGGTTATTGTTTTCTTGGTGGTTAAAACGCTATCTAAAAAGTAAGTTTTTGGAGTTTATCGGAATTTTGTTACTTACGTTAGCTAAGTGTGAAAAACTTTATAGCAAGGCCAAGTCTGCATTActtaaatcttttcttgttaATGAATTTGGGTTTACTATGACAATTAAGTACTTCCAATTTTGACACAGCCATGATGCTGCAGTTGTTCTTTATTCTGTTAACGTAACCCCCTTCCTTGTCTGTCTTTTACCCTTGAATCacaagaaaaacaggttttaagtTACTGtgattttgcaatttttcttGCAGGTGTTGTGGTCGGGCATCTTTTCCGCAAACTAATGGGCTATGTCGTTAGCACCTTcataaattttactttaattaaATGATATATTTAATTGTAATTTCATTGTTTGATAGGACTGGTGAGCGTGCCATACTCCATGGAGGCTTACTGATTGTCTTGGTTGGATTCTTTATCTTGCTGCCTTGGGGGAAAAAACTACCAAATATCCAGTGGCAAGGTATAATTCAAGTCATACTAAGCGATCATCATAatgatttttgaaagctttttattgtggttttttcttAATGGCATGCAtaacatttttacagaaataaagaataactCCATTCCCAGAACAACTTCCACTGAAATGTTAATGCCTTTCTGGAGTTTGCAAGCAATGCAGCTTCCATCCAACCACACAGTGGAACCCGTAGGCTGCCCCGTCACGCAGTCCTGGTGCCTGAACACTCCTATGATCTATCTGGCCCAGTATATCAGCTCTGACATACTAATAGGATTGGGCTATCCAGTTTGTAATGTCATGTCCTACACTTTATACTCAAAAATTCTAGGACCAAAGCCTCAGGTAAGCATGGTGCCTAAACGGTTTATTTCATATGCTCTCCAGGACTTGCACCCTCTTTATTAGAATGAGGGATCTAGCTAAAATTCCTTTTGTCATTAGCCAAATAATATGACATTTCAATTGGGGCAGAAGTTTCCAGGAActctaatctttttttaaaatccaaggCAAGTCCCTAGAGGAATTAGAAAGCAAGGCTTGTACTACAATTTATGGCAAATCTTATAGTGTGAAAATTTCAGAACAAGTAAGCCCAAAGCTTGTGACTTTCACAACTGTTCTGGAAGAGTCCTTTTTGTAACAACCAGTTACATATTTGGAATATCACTACGGAATAACGTTCCTCTTACTAAGTATATTATATAAAGACTACAAATGCTACGATACCTCCAGTTATTGAAACAGTGGTGAAACACATAGCAAGCTGATATTACTGGTtaacaaaaattttttttcctttttcaccacTGATCTCATTTTTTCCATGTTATATTTTGCTGTAAGAGACTAAATGCTTTGAGCCAGAATGCCTTTTTATTAGAAAGCTATAGAGTGTGTAGCTCAGTGGAGCCTTCGAATTAATGCTTAGAGAAGCTGAGCAGTACTCTTGGAAACAAAGTACTCAGTATCTTAACAAGTTAAGAAAGATAAGCAGTTGCTTAAACACTTCTACATTTTCTAATTAAGATAATTGGTGGGAATTATTGGCTAACCTGATAATTCCTGTATCACTAACATAAGCTTTTGATCTTCTGTAGGGTGTCTACATGGGATGGTTAACTGCCTCTGGAAGTGGAGCACGAATACTCGGGCCTGTTTTTGTGAGCCAAATATACACTCACCTGGGACCACGCTGGGCATTTAGCTTAATCTGTGGAGTAGTTGTAGTCTCTCTCTTACTCTTGGAGATAGTATACAAGAGACTAATTGCATTTTCTGTCAGATATGGAAGGATGCAAGAAGAGAATtgttaaatatgtatttaggaaaaaaaaagtacaaccaACCAGAAATAATACTTTAGtttattactactttttaatGAGGAGTACCTAACCACTGACCTTGTTGGCTGTATGCTAGGAACTGTAGACCTGTACTTACACATTGACAGAACACATAACTTGGTCATATCCTAATGTATGGTTACACCTGCTGCAACAGAGCTTTTGTATTCTGCTTTTCTAGCAGCAGAGGAAGGGATGTGAACAAGTTAGATCAATACAATGGCACATTTGAAGTGTGTACAGTTTAAATGATGCACCTGCGTACTGAATGCAGCTGTGAAGGTCACAGGTTATGTGCATCCTTTCcagaaagaagtaaaagaaatatttatcttgATTCTGTGAATCAGGATTAGTAACTCTTTTGTAACTACAAGATTAGTTGAGCTGCATGCACTTTGTATGGAAACATCACTACTTAAGTGAACCTTCTGATGTTCAGTTTGCTAGCTTGTAAGCACTGGTTAATACAAAATGTCTCGCTTTGGAAACTTACATATCAGTACATCTCCAGGATTTCAAATGAAATGTGACAGAATTTTAGAGGAAGGTAGGTGCCTACTTCACAAGCAGTTTATGCGGGATTTGGGTATGTAAGT
This region of Aptenodytes patagonicus chromosome 4, bAptPat1.pri.cur, whole genome shotgun sequence genomic DNA includes:
- the MFSD8 gene encoding major facilitator superfamily domain-containing protein 8; the protein is MAAAVSSPEVTAEGQEPLLSPGEAEEEESRDVVETQEHYKSRWRSIWIMYLTMFLSSVGFSIVIMSVWPYLQKIDPTADASFLGWIIASYSIGQMVASPLFGLWSNYRPRREPLVVSTAISVAANCLYAYVHVPHSHNKYYMLTARALVGFGAGNVAVVRSYIAGATSLTERTSAMANTSACQAVGFILGPVFQTCFTLIGEEGITWKLVHLQLNMYTAPVLFGALLGVINIILIFAIFREHRVDDMGRQCKSINFEGEESGVLDQDAEGNVDHVAVVAINFLFFVILFVFAVFETIATPLTMDMYSWTRKEAVFYNGIILSVVGIESVIVFLVVKTLSKKTGERAILHGGLLIVLVGFFILLPWGKKLPNIQWQEIKNNSIPRTTSTEMLMPFWSLQAMQLPSNHTVEPVGCPVTQSWCLNTPMIYLAQYISSDILIGLGYPVCNVMSYTLYSKILGPKPQGVYMGWLTASGSGARILGPVFVSQIYTHLGPRWAFSLICGVVVVSLLLLEIVYKRLIAFSVRYGRMQEENC